One stretch of Desulfocurvibacter africanus subsp. africanus DSM 2603 DNA includes these proteins:
- a CDS encoding Spy/CpxP family protein refolding chaperone: MKKGIIALALITVFSLAAGSAMAQPGYGCPWGGYGAQGGMYGATPQQTESYQKYMAETQQLRSQLMRDEAQLNALLMQEKPDPKQVKELNQRIAETQTQLQLKARDYGIQGQCPWCGGPMMGPGMGRGMGHGMGRGMNRGW, from the coding sequence ATGAAAAAGGGAATCATTGCACTTGCGCTGATCACGGTCTTCAGCCTTGCAGCTGGAAGTGCCATGGCCCAGCCCGGCTACGGCTGCCCCTGGGGCGGCTATGGAGCACAGGGTGGCATGTATGGCGCAACGCCTCAGCAAACGGAAAGTTATCAGAAGTACATGGCTGAAACCCAGCAACTCCGCTCTCAGCTCATGAGGGACGAGGCGCAGCTCAATGCCCTTCTGATGCAGGAGAAGCCTGACCCCAAGCAGGTGAAGGAGTTGAACCAGCGCATTGCCGAAACGCAGACGCAGTTGCAACTCAAGGCCCGGGACTATGGCATCCAGGGCCAGTGCCCATGGTGCGGCGGCCCCATGATGGGTCCTGGCATGGGTCGCGGAATGGGGCATGGCATGGGTCGCGGAATGAATAGGGGTTGGTAA
- a CDS encoding ABC transporter ATP-binding protein, producing the protein MRKPQSFPLIRLLRNLHFFQHLRASWLLVFGVCLALAGQSGLILALPWPFRQIVDHLVQQKATGQDATTAQGLGEFARNALHSLQTTQTADIILISAALLLFLYVSNALLMYLQHYFLVRLGQSVVLSVRRELFTRIITMPAGFFATARSGDLTSRITSDSAEIETILEAIVVVTVRSLPTIIGILLVTFLTDWVFALTFVLAVPLIFLANTRLAQKAKKSIRQQRRIEGGIASSVQESISHQKAVSAMCLEEGLVQEFARSGQESVALAQRAGHYQGMLTSAVDLLIGLTTVLVILVGALRILEGSLTVGQLMVFMAYLNSLFKPVREVSKFASRMSKSTASLERVEEILQLDPRRMGAVEQPDSVPAPALQGAIQLSGVTFGYDPESPVLRDLSLVIPAGKTVALAGGSGSGKSTILQLLLRMYDPQNGSVRIGGQDIRRFTLESLRSQMATVLQDSFLFNLTIRENIRLARPDASDEEVERAAKAAEAHEFIFNLPLGYDTPLGEGGTGLSGGQKRRLAIARAFLKDAPIVLLDEPTTGLDSATERDVITALKRLCAGRTGIIVTHQLSTVTDVDEIYFLQDGIIAEQGSHKELLSRQGPYRSMWVSQTS; encoded by the coding sequence ATGCGCAAGCCTCAATCCTTTCCCCTTATCCGCTTACTGCGGAACCTCCATTTCTTCCAGCACCTGCGCGCCAGCTGGCTGCTCGTGTTTGGCGTATGTCTGGCCTTGGCGGGGCAGTCGGGGCTCATCCTGGCATTGCCCTGGCCCTTCAGGCAAATCGTCGATCATCTCGTGCAGCAGAAAGCCACCGGGCAGGACGCGACCACGGCGCAGGGCTTAGGGGAATTCGCGCGCAATGCCTTGCATTCCCTTCAGACTACCCAGACTGCAGACATCATCCTCATCAGTGCAGCACTCCTGCTTTTCCTCTACGTCTCGAATGCCCTGCTCATGTATTTGCAGCACTATTTTCTTGTTCGCTTGGGGCAATCCGTGGTCCTCAGCGTGCGCAGGGAACTTTTCACGCGCATCATCACCATGCCCGCAGGCTTCTTTGCTACCGCCAGAAGCGGCGACCTGACCAGTCGCATAACCTCTGATTCCGCCGAGATCGAGACCATACTCGAAGCGATTGTCGTCGTGACCGTGCGCAGCCTTCCCACGATCATCGGCATCCTGCTCGTCACTTTCCTTACGGACTGGGTATTTGCTTTGACCTTCGTTCTGGCCGTCCCGCTGATCTTCTTGGCAAACACAAGGCTTGCCCAAAAAGCCAAGAAGTCCATCAGGCAGCAGCGACGCATCGAAGGTGGAATCGCCTCCTCGGTTCAGGAATCGATCTCCCATCAGAAGGCCGTGTCCGCCATGTGCCTGGAAGAAGGGTTGGTCCAGGAGTTCGCAAGGAGTGGACAAGAGAGCGTGGCGCTTGCCCAACGTGCCGGGCATTACCAGGGGATGCTGACTTCTGCGGTCGATCTGCTCATAGGGCTTACGACTGTGCTGGTCATACTCGTTGGTGCTCTGCGCATTCTGGAGGGTAGCTTGACGGTAGGGCAGCTCATGGTCTTCATGGCCTACCTGAACAGCCTCTTCAAGCCGGTGCGTGAAGTGAGCAAATTCGCCAGCCGCATGTCCAAATCAACGGCCTCCCTGGAGCGAGTGGAAGAGATTCTGCAACTCGACCCGCGCCGCATGGGCGCTGTCGAGCAACCGGATTCAGTGCCGGCCCCGGCTCTTCAAGGGGCTATCCAGCTCTCGGGTGTAACTTTCGGCTACGATCCGGAGTCGCCCGTGCTTCGGGACCTCTCCCTCGTGATTCCGGCTGGAAAAACCGTGGCCCTAGCAGGTGGCTCCGGCAGCGGCAAATCGACCATCCTGCAGCTCCTCTTGCGCATGTACGACCCGCAGAATGGCTCGGTGCGCATCGGTGGACAGGACATCCGGCGGTTCACCCTGGAAAGCCTCAGGAGCCAGATGGCCACGGTCCTGCAGGACTCTTTCCTCTTCAACCTGACCATTCGCGAGAACATTCGCCTGGCGAGGCCGGATGCGTCGGATGAAGAGGTCGAGCGAGCAGCAAAGGCCGCCGAGGCTCACGAGTTCATCTTCAACCTGCCTCTTGGCTATGACACTCCGCTTGGCGAGGGAGGCACAGGTCTTTCCGGCGGCCAGAAGCGCAGGCTGGCCATTGCACGGGCCTTCCTCAAGGATGCGCCCATCGTGCTCCTCGACGAACCCACCACAGGCCTCGACTCGGCCACGGAGCGCGACGTCATCACCGCCCTGAAGCGGCTCTGCGCCGGCAGGACGGGCATCATCGTGACGCATCAGCTCTCCACGGTTACGGACGTGGACGAGATATATTTCCTCCAAGACGGTATAATTGCTGAACAGGGTTCCCATAAGGAACTGCTTTCCAGGCAAGGGCCGTATCGCAGCATGTGGGTGAGCCAGACCAGCTAA
- a CDS encoding SHOCT domain-containing protein, with the protein MWCNFSGPLFSGPGFFWGGGLIGLLLKILIVAGIVWLALRIIDGIRNRQTSGDDKDHSMRILKVKYARGEISEDEYRRMREVLDGRGLPT; encoded by the coding sequence ATGTGGTGTAACTTTTCAGGACCGCTTTTCTCTGGCCCAGGGTTCTTCTGGGGCGGAGGCCTGATCGGTCTGCTGCTAAAAATTCTCATTGTTGCGGGCATCGTCTGGCTGGCCCTGCGAATCATCGACGGCATCAGAAACAGGCAGACCTCGGGGGACGACAAGGACCACTCCATGCGGATTCTCAAGGTCAAGTACGCGCGGGGCGAGATCAGCGAAGATGAGTACCGGCGCATGCGCGAGGTGCTCGATGGGCGCGGTCTGCCGACATAA
- a CDS encoding SHOCT domain-containing protein, with translation MMLKEISTSFSELIVRCQTNQEWCPPGMDQWGDRWMHQWEIYPNRNIYLLLLIVALVGIIIFLAVKCRKPSDLPGPRFEDPLEILKRRYAKGEITKEQFEQYKKDLGL, from the coding sequence ATGATGTTAAAAGAAATCTCGACCAGCTTCAGCGAACTGATTGTGAGGTGCCAGACCAACCAAGAGTGGTGCCCGCCAGGCATGGACCAGTGGGGCGACCGCTGGATGCACCAGTGGGAAATATACCCCAATAGAAACATCTACCTGCTTCTGCTCATCGTGGCGCTTGTGGGCATCATCATCTTCCTTGCCGTGAAGTGCCGCAAGCCGAGCGACCTTCCTGGGCCGCGCTTCGAGGACCCGCTGGAGATCCTCAAGCGCCGCTATGCCAAAGGAGAGATCACCAAGGAGCAGTTCGAGCAGTACAAAAAGGACCTCGGGCTTTAG